The segment GGCTTTCCCTTGGGATCTCCTCTCCAATTGTGGGTATGTGTTTTATATCTACAAGACTAAACAGGCTCACCCAAGTGCTTTCCAGGCGGTACTAGTGGTaagcaatccacctgccaaggcaggagacgctagagatgcaggttcaatctctgggttgggaagatgcctggagaaggaaatggcaacccactccagtattcttgcctggagaatcccatggacagaagagcctagcaagCTATAGTcaaatggggttgcaaagagttggacacaacggagtgctcacacacacacacacacacacacacactcacacgggGGTCCCATTCAAAGTAGAGTTCTTTTTACCTTAGAATGCAGCAACTGCTACAAGTTTTTAATGACACTTTAAGAAACTCTCCcctcctcatctgcaaagtgtgAAGAGTGCCTCCTAGAGCTCACAACTTTATGGACAGCTTGGAAGCAGGGGGAGCCCACTGTCCAGTAGGTGGTCTCCAACCCATGCTCCACTGTGTCTTGCAtccctccaaccatctcagaACTACTCACTTCCATCCCAGACCACCACTCCTGGGTTCAGACAAAGGTGGGCAGAGCCAGGGCTTGACACAGGGCAGACATTCCAACATGCTTGTTGGGTGAACTGAGTGAACATAAGCCCTGAAGATACTTCTGAGGGTCTCCGCCCCATCTAGTACAAACCAGAAAGGACCCAGGGAAGTGTCTTTCTGTTCCAAACATAAGCAAGAAATAGATAAGTGCCTTATTTCAAAGTTACTAAATACATCCTGGCACGAGAGAGTTGTTTGTTAATCAAACAACACCCTGTTCCCTTGATTAATGATTAATATGGTCTGTGAGTTCAAAGTGACCTTCAGAGCAAAAGGTTTACTAATCTATCACTGAGTTCATTCAAAGCTAAAATTTATACACTATAACCCTGGCACTTGGGTTCTCCTCTAAAGGAAGTCTCCAACCTCAACCTATCATGAATAAAGAGACTGAAGGGAGGGATACTGGGAACTCCGGTGATGTCGGGGAgtagggaggaggagatggcagcaGGGGCAACAACTTTATCCTAGTCGTGATTCACAGAGATGGGGGCGAGCTCCACTCACCAGCACCTGAAACTGTTGTGCAAAGAGAGAGAGGCCCTTCACGCAGGGCAGAGGGGAATCAATCAAAGACACACATCCAGACTCCAAAATCTAGGAGACAGGAGGAGTCAGTCAAGCTTGGGTGGCTAAGAACAGAGCAGGGGAAACTGAATGGTTTCACCACAGGTCTATTTCTTCCAAACGGGAGAAAGACTCACGGAAGATCCTAACGGACCTGATCTGAGATGCTCTGGGGGCTCCATCCCCCTCTTCCAAACTCTCATGCTTCCTAGGCATTTTGAGTCCTTCTCTGGCTTTCTGGGGTGGCTTCAACTCTCTGCTAGCACTGACAATCTCCAGCCATCATTTTAGCTTTACTGTCATGGCCACATTCTTCAAAGCACAAAAATcactcctttctctccctcattCACACCAAAGTCCattgattaaattattttaaatattcctctGAAACTGGTGAAGATggaaatttctaaattttctagtGCTTATGAGGCAGAAAATGCAAGATAACTGGTCTCGTCAATTAAACTTAACATTGGGACACTTTTTAGACAATAAAGAATAAAGctgatgtataatttttaaaagaaaatatttcttgggaAACCTGCTTCTGGATGAAGGCACAGTTGGCCCTGAGCAGTGAGGTTTACAGGTTTCCTTAAAGGCTTCCTCCCCTGAACCACTCTGGGAGGGGTCTGAAAAGGGCAGTAAAGAGAACTTCTGAAAAGAGTTCTTTGCTCCTGGGAACATTCAGCAGATCTTCCAGGATGTTAAAAAGCATCACAGACTAGGTTCATCCTAAGAAGTAAGTAAGGCCCCTTtcctattaaaacaaaaaagttaagaTGAAGTATGTGAaaagcttagcacagtgcctggtgccTAATAGATACATAACAAATATTAGGTTCTTCCCACCCTGAGAGTCCAGGGGCCTATGAGCACATATATTGGATGTATTTCTGGAGGGGCAATTGGGTACATTCTAGATTCTTCCAGAAGCTCACAATTTTCTTACAAGGGGCcagggaaagaggaaggcaggggagggaaggaggcctgggttctCTTTGCCAGCTCGGCCACTCTTCCTCTGCCTGGGGTTTTCAGCACCTTCAGGCTGTCTCTGGTTTGGGTCTTATGCTGTCCACCACGGCTGAGAGCACCGCCCCTGCTGCCTTTGCTCCCTCCATCAGCACGTGCTCCACCTGCAAAGGAGACCAGCTCACAGGACCCTCGGTGAGGCTCCTAGGAccccgccctgccccacccctaccTCACCACTCTCTTCAGGAACTGGCCTGCCTAGGAGGAAGCATCCCAAAGATGCTAGAGCCGCGAGAGACCTGGACAAGCCAGGATTGCCTGAGATGGACATCAGAGGCAGGGGGAGCCCTTTCCTCCAGGAGGCAACCTGGGCTCCTAGTTCTCTTCCTCTCCCAGAGCCATTCAGCCCAGGATCTGCCTACAGTCAGAAGGGCACAGCCACTGAGTCCCTTATTCTACATACAGGGAGtctgagaggtggggaggggagctccCTTGGACACGGTCACACAGGGATCAGTTTCAAACAGACCTGGGCTTAGGTCTCCTGAATGCCCGGTCCAGGCTCCTTGGGAGGACCTCCTATCACCCCCTTGCTCCCTGGCATGAGACCTCCTATCACCTCCCTTGCTCATGAGACAGGAGACCCCTCACACCAGGGCCCACCGAGCCTGGAGCACTAGAGCAAGGACTCCCAAGAGTGGAATGCCACACCTGCTGGCTCCTGGGCACGCCGTATCTCAGGTCATTGACAAAGTGCTCGCAGTTCCCCTCGATCAGGCTGTACTGCACAATCTTATTGATCATCTTTTTTGTCCGCTGGATGATCTTGTCCACAGGCAGGGGCAGGTACGTCCCATCCAGCTTGTTGTTGACCTTCCAGGAGCAGCCATGCAGCACATCCTCCAGATGACTGTATTTCACCACCGCCCGGTTGCTGAAGACAGAAGTGATGCTGCCAGCCTCAAAGTCCTCACCTGGCGGCCAAAGACAAGCCAAAGTTGGGAGCTGTAAGGGGCCATGGTACAGAGCCACCGGCTCACTCCAGGGGCTGGGTGAATGGCTTCTTTTAGGGCCCCAGTTTCACTGTCTCTAAAAGGCACAACAGAATGCAGAGTTGGGCTAAATGAAATGCAAAGGGCCAGCTTCCCCAAGAAAACTTCTGTCCTGTTTTCTGCACTCCCCACTTTCAGCCCTCACAGCAATCTCTTTCTCACCAAGCTCTGGAAACACCTTATGGTGTGGTCCCAGATTCCATTCTGTGTACTGATTCGACCAAGTCCTAGGACTGGAATCTTGCTTTCCTTACCAGAACCAGGGTGACAAGCACCCTTACATGTAAGAGTCGTTGACTCCTGGGGGAAGGATTATGGCTTCCTGCCAGGCCTCCCCCTGCTGCCCCTGCAGGGGTGCAGGTGAAGCCAAGAGGCCACGCAGACAGGACTCTAGGTGGGACCCATTCCAACTAGCTTCCACCCAAAGccattctccctttctctccactCAAGTATTAGGATTCTCCTTGAGGGTTTATTCAAAATCAGGGTTCCACagctttgaaaaaagaaacatttgaagCTGCTGTATTATCATACTCAGTCCTTAGAGGAGAGCCTCAGAGAGGGTCAGAAACCTGCTCAAGGCCAGGTAAGTGGCAATTTAATACAGGACTGTTTTCCTGCTACAACCATATGGGTATGCAAACATGGGAACCCTCCCCCGCTGTAAGTTGTGTGAGTGCAAGAAATGTCCCATTTCCTTTGCGAAGCATTTGAAGTCTATCTGCTGATTTCACAAAAGCTGGCAGTAGGCAATTCAGTTTTAGGCAACAAAGATGGCAGAATTCATTTTTAGAGGAAGATCTGATGGGGAGGGTAGGGACATAACTGTTAATTTATCCCTATAACAACTCTGGTTATACCAGAAGAAGTTTCCTGGATTTAGCCTGGAAAGGAGTGGGGAGATGAATGCGatgtgaaataatttttcatttttcacatagGCATCCAGACAGGAAGTGGGACAGGCAGTCAGATGAGTGGGGAAGCAAAGCAGAAGAGAGGGACTCTACTTTACAGAAAGGTCCCAGCCAGGTGAGAGGCTGAGGCAACCGAAGGGGACAGGACACGGGCAGGAGAGCCATGAccaaggtgttcagttcagttcagtcgctcagtcatgtccgactctttgcgaccccatggactgcagcatgccagagctccctgtccatcccaactcccagagtccactcaaactcatgtccatcgaggcggtgTGATCAAGGTGTGGCCACAGGCATTTGGTATCAGTGCCCTTTTGTAATCTCAACTTGAACAGGCAGTACTTGCACAGGAGGCAAAATTCCAGAGGCGTCCAAGATTACACAGTAGAGCCCCATGCCTCTCCATCTTCCAGCTCCCCCAGGTTCCATCTCCTGAGGATACCATGTGACCAGCGGTTCTAGATGTCCAGTTTTAAGCTGTTTCACATTCCATGCTGTTATTTTCTACTATCACCACTTCCACCCGCATCAAACCTCAACTAAAGTTTAATTAGTCACCTGTTTAATCTCAGCCCTGTGCTCATGCTGAAGTGAAAGGAGAACAGTGTCCACACTGAGGGTGAAGCCACCTGGGATGGGTTGGAAAAGCAGGGAGACCCGGTGAGGGTGGAGCTGCCAAAGGTAACCAGGAAGCTGGAAATAGCATTTGGGGACAACAGGAAGCAAGTGGGCAATCAGAATGTATAAACATCTGCACCCCTCCCAGGGAATCCTCAGAAATAGAGGAAGATCTTGAACCAAGTTGTGTTCAAGATGGACTGGAAGCccccaggcttacctgtccatgaaatttttcaggcaagaatactggagtggggtgctatttccatctctgagggatcttcctaacccagggatcaaacctgtatctcctgcttggcatacaggttctttactattgagccacctgacatttctattttaaaagaaagggtGGTCTAGGCGGTCAGGGAACTGAGGGATGTTCTTCACACTTGCATCTGTCTTAGGGCTGGTCACTCAGTGGTTTTTGATGGACAGAGACCAAGCTCAATCACACAGTAAATTAAGGTCCAGTCATGCTTCTGGTGTTTTATTGCTGAAGTAAGGTAGCAGCTGAGGGACACAATAATTAACTGTCCCTTTTATGCTGCTAACTTCAATATCAATATTTCaatagagcagtggtccccaaccttttggcaccagggaccattctcatggaagacaatttttccatgggtcAGGACaggatggtttcgggatgattcaagcatattaaatttattgtgcactttatttctgttattatcacATTGTGACAATTTGGAAATGTGAGCGATGGGGAGCCACtgcaaatacagatgaagcttcactcactGGCCTGCCACTCACCTCCTACCGTActgcccagttcctaacaggccaagGACCTGAACTGGTCCATGACCCAGGGGATCACTGCAATAGAGTATCCACTCTTACTTGGGGGAGCCAGGTGAACCACACAGTCATCTTCCACATAGATGGCCCAGTGCTCATAGCCAATCCGAAAAATCTCAATCAGGTCTCCAGGTCTGGGTTTTGGTTTATCCTATGacggaaaaacaaaataaaatgagacttCATGTGCCCAAGGAACTCCAGAGATCCTGTTTGGGGAGCAGCTACAACTCAGTGTGAAGACACTGCCTTTCATCACATTTCAGAAACCCAGGCTGCAAAAGGATCTCTCCACACGAATGACTGAAGGACCCACCCATTCCTGCCACCACCCTCATTATTAAAGCCACAGAAGCTGACAGTGCCAGCTCCAAATGCACAGCTCCACATGCACATACGCCCTTCAGTAAGTGATGGAA is part of the Bos javanicus breed banteng chromosome 29, ARS-OSU_banteng_1.0, whole genome shotgun sequence genome and harbors:
- the PLAAT5 gene encoding phospholipase A and acyltransferase 5, translating into MGLSPAARGEGGRRLPRFPRSRVRPALRTASTGPNGTQPAPGLPTRPRSGRGGRGASPHRAATSGPGAFRGRSPGPSRPSDLQKEESVGSQALDQLLPKKPQQGMIEQGRSSVQQGEKPVVSLESTPNQKRAERNSTPKPGTAGRLMKQAAEDKPKPRPGDLIEIFRIGYEHWAIYVEDDCVVHLAPPSEDFEAGSITSVFSNRAVVKYSHLEDVLHGCSWKVNNKLDGTYLPLPVDKIIQRTKKMINKIVQYSLIEGNCEHFVNDLRYGVPRSQQVEHVLMEGAKAAGAVLSAVVDSIRPKPETA